A genome region from Myroides fluvii includes the following:
- a CDS encoding PorP/SprF family type IX secretion system membrane protein, which translates to MKRRNTIKQVLMCGLGLLSLQHVSAQQDPQYTQYMYNPASINPAYSGSVNHLQLFGLYRTQWVGLEGAPKTAYLSATTPLTDNGLGLGVHFKNDHLGVMDDNSLSLDLAYSVDLDHQYKLAFGLKGTGSLLDVNYDKLYIYDGTDPISENNIKNKFSANVGAGVYLYSDKAYVGLSAPMIFSSTIYNDSDYQVMKEKVHFYAMGGYVFDINRDIQFKPAALVKVMTGAPLQVDVTANFLFYNKFTLGAAYRWDAAVSGLAGFQITDGLFVGYTYDADTSKLSKYNSGSHEIFMKFELFNNNRRKVAPRFF; encoded by the coding sequence ATGAAAAGAAGAAACACAATAAAGCAGGTCTTGATGTGTGGGTTAGGTTTGTTGAGTTTACAACACGTTTCCGCCCAGCAAGATCCTCAATATACGCAGTATATGTATAATCCTGCCTCGATCAACCCTGCTTATTCAGGGAGTGTGAATCACTTGCAACTCTTTGGGTTGTATCGCACCCAGTGGGTAGGATTGGAAGGAGCTCCAAAAACAGCTTATCTCTCAGCTACAACGCCGCTTACCGATAACGGATTAGGCTTGGGCGTTCACTTTAAGAACGACCATTTAGGGGTGATGGATGACAACAGTTTATCCCTTGATTTGGCCTATTCAGTAGATCTAGACCACCAGTATAAATTGGCTTTTGGACTAAAGGGAACAGGGTCTTTGTTGGATGTAAACTACGATAAGTTATATATCTATGATGGCACAGATCCCATCTCAGAAAACAATATAAAAAATAAGTTTTCAGCAAACGTAGGGGCTGGGGTTTACCTTTATTCGGATAAAGCCTATGTTGGATTATCTGCACCTATGATTTTCTCTAGCACGATTTACAACGATAGCGATTATCAAGTAATGAAAGAGAAAGTTCATTTTTACGCAATGGGAGGGTATGTCTTTGATATCAATCGCGATATCCAGTTCAAACCTGCTGCTTTGGTAAAAGTAATGACCGGTGCTCCTTTGCAGGTAGATGTTACGGCTAACTTCTTGTTCTACAATAAATTTACTTTAGGAGCGGCGTATCGTTGGGATGCCGCTGTAAGTGGTTTGGCTGGATTCCAAATCACGGACGGATTATTTGTAGGGTATACGTACGATGCGGATACCAGCAAACTCTCGAAGTACAACTCGGGATCTCACGAGATCTTTATGAAGTTTGAACTATTTAATAACAACAGGAGAAAAGTCGCACCTCGATTTTTCTAA
- a CDS encoding OmpA family protein — MIRKNIYQGLLFCFLFSSLVGFGQTRKERKADREYDNFAYVDAIKFYEGMVEKGEINTSILSKLGDSYYFNGKFVEAHRWYDELFQGSYPDKNIGALDKEYYYRYGQTLKAVNQLEKADAVLQEFAALKANDSRAQLFITNSELVEQTIASSRFTLMNLSTNSESSDYGASLLGNRLIFTSARASEEMKNKVHNWTNQRYTKLYATTIGEDGSFGDPVLFAKEIASKELNMGTAVFTKDGNTMYFTSNNGSVGGKKAQYNEEESSLLKIYKTRKQSDGTWGTLEALPFNLDGYNTAHPALTPDEKWMYFVSDRQGSLGQSDLFRVSLYDTGRFGTVEHLGDKVNTAGRETFPFISSDYMLYFSSDGHPGFGGLDLYKVKINRDGQLGVPTNLGSDINSAFDDFGIYIDAATKKGFVSSNKTGGVGSDDVYLFVEKPCFQMIDGVVTDLESHKAISHVEIAIYDYMEKQIDVVQADELGYYHSEKLACGQQYRIHVSKEGYFAKDFTVAVDRKIQQRVNIELEIIEKGDDLFKKLKLSPIHFDFDSSTIRPDAAIELMKVVNTMLEHPKLELDVRSHTDSRGDDGYNMKLSERRAQATIQWMISKGVKASRLTGRGYGESQLVNHCSNKVDCTDEQHEENRRSEFIILNIK, encoded by the coding sequence ATGATTAGAAAAAATATATACCAAGGCCTTTTGTTTTGTTTCTTGTTTTCCAGCCTCGTTGGGTTTGGTCAAACCAGAAAAGAACGCAAAGCCGATCGCGAATACGATAATTTTGCCTATGTTGATGCCATCAAGTTTTATGAAGGTATGGTGGAAAAAGGCGAGATCAATACCTCTATTTTGAGTAAGCTAGGGGATTCTTACTATTTCAATGGCAAATTTGTCGAAGCCCATAGATGGTACGATGAGTTGTTTCAAGGGAGTTATCCCGATAAGAATATAGGGGCTTTAGACAAAGAGTATTACTACCGCTATGGTCAAACGCTCAAAGCGGTGAATCAGTTGGAAAAAGCAGATGCTGTATTACAGGAGTTTGCTGCATTAAAAGCGAATGATTCTAGAGCACAACTGTTTATCACCAATAGTGAATTGGTAGAGCAAACCATTGCCTCTTCTCGTTTTACGCTGATGAATCTCTCTACCAATAGTGAATCTTCAGATTATGGTGCTTCTTTGTTGGGCAATCGCTTGATTTTTACTTCTGCACGAGCGAGTGAAGAGATGAAAAACAAAGTACACAATTGGACCAATCAACGCTATACCAAGTTGTATGCAACGACTATTGGCGAGGACGGTAGTTTTGGAGATCCCGTGTTATTTGCCAAGGAAATTGCCTCGAAAGAGCTCAATATGGGAACTGCTGTTTTTACCAAAGATGGCAATACGATGTATTTTACCAGTAACAACGGTAGTGTAGGAGGTAAAAAAGCCCAATACAACGAGGAGGAGTCTTCCTTGTTGAAGATTTATAAAACCCGCAAACAAAGCGATGGCACTTGGGGAACCCTAGAAGCCTTGCCCTTTAACCTGGATGGATATAACACGGCGCACCCGGCGTTGACACCCGATGAGAAGTGGATGTATTTCGTTTCGGATCGCCAAGGAAGTTTAGGTCAGTCGGATTTGTTTCGCGTGAGTCTCTACGATACGGGACGCTTTGGAACCGTAGAACACTTGGGCGATAAAGTCAATACCGCAGGACGAGAAACCTTTCCTTTTATCTCGAGTGATTATATGTTGTACTTTTCCAGTGATGGTCATCCTGGATTTGGAGGGTTGGACTTGTACAAAGTAAAAATCAATCGCGACGGACAACTGGGTGTTCCGACCAACTTAGGATCGGATATCAACAGTGCGTTTGACGACTTTGGTATTTATATTGACGCAGCCACGAAAAAAGGATTTGTGAGCTCCAATAAAACGGGTGGCGTAGGCAGTGATGATGTTTATCTATTTGTGGAAAAGCCTTGTTTCCAAATGATTGACGGAGTGGTCACAGACCTTGAATCACACAAGGCAATTAGCCATGTAGAAATTGCTATTTACGACTACATGGAAAAACAAATCGATGTTGTACAGGCGGATGAACTGGGGTATTACCATTCAGAAAAGTTAGCCTGCGGACAGCAATATCGCATTCACGTGAGTAAAGAAGGCTATTTTGCGAAAGATTTCACTGTAGCGGTGGATCGAAAAATCCAACAACGCGTGAATATCGAATTGGAAATCATCGAAAAAGGAGATGACCTATTCAAGAAATTGAAACTCTCTCCGATTCACTTTGATTTCGACTCCTCGACGATTCGTCCAGATGCGGCCATTGAATTAATGAAGGTAGTCAATACCATGCTAGAGCATCCGAAATTGGAGCTTGATGTTCGATCGCATACGGATAGCCGTGGAGATGATGGATACAACATGAAGTTATCTGAACGCCGTGCGCAAGCAACCATCCAATGGATGATTAGCAAAGGAGTGAAGGCCAGTCGATTAACTGGACGTGGTTATGGAGAAAGCCAGCTAGTCAATCACTGTAGCAATAAAGTAGACTGTACAGATGAACAGCACGAAGAAAACCGTCGAAGTGAGTTTATTATTTTGAATATCAAGTAA
- a CDS encoding FixH family protein has product MKKFIYLLAALFVVTACTVEKTDYEAETTITVPDNQEFKEVFSIEKTPYKISVEALQGHLYQGYNEVRLRIFQTDANQVVEEAKATFLPFLTLSQGSKESCPNLYELAYQKQGQYYKGYTVFTKTSKEGTWQVLIQLELQGQKIELTQTILIEEQSNKNLNMTSFIGQDQEEYSIALVAPMQPKVAENALVAGIFKKNKTAVTLDQAYQMVDDYTLYLDPRMPEPSMGNHSSPNNRNLIQKEDGFYHGVVNYTMTGNWTLNFILQNQQGRILKGTKVPLDFTPGIEGVKSELYLDILF; this is encoded by the coding sequence ATGAAAAAATTTATTTATTTGCTAGCAGCGCTTTTTGTTGTTACGGCTTGTACTGTGGAAAAAACAGATTACGAAGCTGAAACAACTATTACAGTGCCGGATAATCAGGAATTTAAAGAAGTGTTTTCCATCGAGAAAACCCCGTACAAAATTAGTGTAGAAGCGCTTCAAGGTCATTTGTATCAAGGCTATAATGAAGTGCGTTTGCGAATTTTTCAGACCGATGCGAATCAGGTTGTCGAAGAAGCAAAAGCAACTTTTTTGCCTTTTTTGACCTTGTCCCAGGGTAGTAAGGAATCTTGTCCCAATTTATATGAATTGGCCTATCAAAAACAGGGTCAATATTATAAAGGATATACCGTATTTACCAAAACCAGCAAAGAAGGTACTTGGCAAGTCTTGATTCAACTAGAACTTCAAGGTCAAAAAATAGAACTGACGCAAACCATTTTGATAGAAGAGCAATCCAATAAGAATTTAAATATGACTTCTTTTATTGGTCAGGATCAAGAGGAATACAGTATTGCATTAGTTGCGCCTATGCAACCCAAAGTAGCAGAAAATGCACTTGTGGCTGGTATTTTTAAAAAGAATAAAACGGCTGTAACCTTAGATCAAGCTTATCAAATGGTTGATGATTATACCCTGTATTTGGATCCGCGAATGCCAGAGCCTTCTATGGGGAATCATTCGTCTCCAAATAACCGCAATTTGATTCAAAAAGAAGATGGCTTCTATCATGGCGTTGTCAATTATACGATGACGGGCAATTGGACGTTGAATTTTATCCTTCAAAACCAACAAGGACGCATCCTCAAAGGAACAAAAGTTCCTTTGGATTTTACGCCAGGAATTGAAGGTGTGAAGAGTGAATTGTATCTTGATATACTCTTTTAG
- a CDS encoding TonB-dependent receptor plug domain-containing protein, with protein sequence MRSLSYLLFFATVGALAQSTGIEQDSITVLDEIAVMAKAKEKIKTDLKMAVSVDEYLASSEQISFIKRGAYAWEPLLNNMSTERSTLTIDGMHIFGACTDKMDPITSYVESNNLAAIDIQSGQEGGMHGSTIAGSIDLKRKNTAFSPYNQWTGGYQGGFEFNNKQYYNLGNVSFATKKWATDASIAYRTAQNYKDGNNREVNHSQYKKWNTSLGIAHKTSELSSVRVDAIFDVAKDVGYPALPMDLWLSRAIITSISYKQLFEDQLIKVWDTKAYFNAIEHYMDDTTRPENLVHMDMPGWSTTYGLISKADFKQGIYSSELQLNVYNNLSIAEMRMYPQDRAKQSMFAYTWPWVTTTYAGLSLNNAVQLSETSQWHVGGGLGVNYNKAKYIEFNWIFHPGAAQEKTRILPSLHTSYEIKVDAFNFSLGAGYGHRAPSVSEAYGYYIYNSYDRYDYIGNPDLKNEVSHELNASAGYKGKRFGLQAKANYFYIKDYIIGRILSLGSPMNYQSIGVKGYTSLDYATLFNFSVTGTYNLSDHLHWKGSLTYAKGQDDDQGNLPFIRPLSYQTSLHYGYGDFSIQTSVHGDAKQRDYSPEYGESQTPAYAIWNASVDYSFYVKDVKAVFQIGAENLLNEYYSTYADWGNIPRMGRNIYTSLKLNF encoded by the coding sequence ATGCGTAGTTTATCTTATTTACTGTTCTTCGCAACAGTGGGAGCTTTAGCTCAATCTACGGGTATTGAACAAGATAGTATCACTGTACTCGATGAAATTGCCGTTATGGCCAAGGCGAAAGAAAAAATCAAAACGGACTTAAAAATGGCCGTTTCAGTGGATGAGTATTTAGCCTCTTCTGAACAGATTAGCTTCATCAAACGCGGGGCTTATGCCTGGGAACCGTTGTTGAACAATATGAGTACGGAGCGATCGACCTTGACGATTGATGGCATGCATATTTTTGGTGCTTGTACAGACAAAATGGACCCTATTACTTCTTATGTAGAAAGCAATAACCTTGCTGCGATTGATATTCAATCTGGACAAGAAGGAGGAATGCACGGATCCACCATTGCAGGAAGCATTGATTTAAAGAGAAAAAACACGGCCTTTAGTCCCTATAATCAATGGACGGGAGGCTATCAAGGTGGTTTTGAATTCAACAATAAACAATACTACAACCTCGGAAATGTTTCTTTTGCTACAAAGAAATGGGCTACTGATGCAAGTATCGCCTATCGTACCGCTCAAAATTACAAGGATGGAAATAATCGAGAAGTAAATCATTCTCAATATAAAAAATGGAATACCTCCTTGGGTATTGCGCATAAAACGAGTGAATTGTCTTCTGTGCGCGTGGATGCTATTTTTGATGTAGCTAAAGATGTTGGATATCCAGCATTGCCAATGGATCTCTGGTTATCACGTGCAATTATTACTTCAATAAGCTATAAACAATTATTTGAAGATCAGCTGATTAAAGTTTGGGATACGAAAGCTTATTTCAATGCCATTGAACATTATATGGATGATACTACGCGTCCGGAAAATTTAGTTCATATGGATATGCCCGGTTGGAGTACGACCTATGGTTTAATCTCTAAGGCAGATTTCAAACAGGGAATCTATAGTTCTGAATTACAGCTTAATGTGTACAATAATCTGTCAATTGCTGAAATGCGCATGTATCCACAAGATCGAGCTAAACAAAGTATGTTTGCCTATACCTGGCCTTGGGTTACTACAACCTACGCAGGTTTATCGTTGAACAATGCCGTTCAATTATCAGAAACGAGTCAATGGCATGTTGGCGGTGGATTAGGGGTGAATTATAACAAGGCGAAATACATTGAATTCAATTGGATTTTTCATCCAGGAGCAGCCCAAGAAAAGACAAGAATTTTGCCAAGCCTTCACACCAGCTATGAAATCAAAGTTGATGCGTTTAATTTTTCACTAGGAGCAGGCTATGGCCACAGAGCTCCGTCGGTTTCTGAAGCTTATGGTTATTACATTTACAATAGCTATGATCGATATGATTACATTGGAAATCCCGATTTGAAAAATGAAGTTTCTCATGAGCTAAATGCAAGTGCTGGATACAAAGGAAAGCGCTTCGGTTTACAAGCCAAAGCCAATTACTTCTACATTAAGGATTATATCATTGGGCGTATTTTAAGCTTGGGAAGTCCGATGAACTACCAATCCATAGGAGTGAAAGGCTATACTTCTTTAGACTATGCTACGTTGTTTAACTTCTCAGTAACGGGAACCTATAATCTTTCCGATCATTTACATTGGAAAGGAAGTCTGACCTATGCAAAAGGACAAGATGACGATCAAGGCAATCTGCCATTTATTCGCCCTTTGAGCTATCAAACATCCTTGCATTATGGCTATGGTGATTTTAGCATACAAACGTCTGTACATGGAGATGCCAAACAACGCGATTATAGTCCAGAGTATGGAGAAAGTCAAACGCCTGCTTATGCCATTTGGAATGCTTCCGTTGATTATTCTTTTTATGTCAAAGATGTCAAAGCGGTGTTTCAAATTGGAGCAGAAAACCTGCTCAACGAATATTACTCTACTTATGCCGATTGGGGCAATATACCAAGAATGGGACGCAATATTTATACGTCCTTAAAACTTAATTTTTAA